One region of Catenuloplanes indicus genomic DNA includes:
- a CDS encoding non-ribosomal peptide synthetase/type I polyketide synthase has protein sequence MTLTDVLVLAATEAPEQVIVHADGAGGERVTTCAELYRDALGVAGGLHARGLRPGDTALLVVEDGAAFLPLFWGAVFAGVVPVPLPPEPKRVAAVAALLGDPPHVGGAPPIGAEPLPAPVPVRAGDLAFLQFSSGSTGTPKGVELTHGNVAANVEQAARAAALGAGDVVLTWMPYFHDMGLIGTHLVPLHRRCKQVRIDPLTFAKRPEVWLRTAQRHRATVLSAANFALALTNRRVRPELLDDLDLSSVRLMIVGAEPISPAVWRAFTARMARARLRPEALQPVYGLAEATVAVSCPPVGEPAVPVRLSRAALARGVALPAAPDDTTAAEVMDVGHPVEGCTIRVVDDEDQPVGDSIVGHVQVRGPNVTRGYHRAPEATAAAIVDGWLRTGDIGFVRAGRLCVTGRHKDVVFVHGRTFHAADLEEVAAATPGLGSGPLAVVGTTEGTEERVVVFLSAPAVRDRPEVAAEVRVRVAEALGYAAVEVRLVPPGAFARTTSGKLRRQVLRDRLARRPDSEPAPATTATEPAATATDTGPAVTAPAAGQAATAPAAGPVVTGDLERTVRAVWARVLRVPEERIGAHDRFLAIGGSSVAAMEVLALLEDALGRTLDPALLRDCATVAALADRLSRPEPPRPTAARQDHIATVRTEDLAVVGLACRFPDADDPERFWHNLVTGLDSVTDAPRGPGAFLAGPDLFDAEFFGIGEDEARLLDPHARILLELAHEALERAGYAGPRRHAHRIGVFVAVGESDYPALAERSGAGGAHALTGTLRNLAGARVAHLLDLRGPAIAIDTACSSALVALHTARRALAAGDCDVAVVGGVNLNLTGTGERLLGEARALSPSGRSRAFAADADGFVPGEGGAALVLTRLGYDPGDRVLAVVRGSAVNNDGRSLSLMAPNPLRQREVITEAYRDSGVDPADVSYVEAHGTGTPIGDATEARSLAFAFPPRPDGRPRPVGSVKTNVGHLLNSAGLPALVKVILALRHREIPPSLHAGRPSPRFDLAGAGFEVVTERRPWTGPAVAGVNGFGFGGTNAHVILAAAPPESPVSRSRPAGPHLLTLSARTGGALRAAVAELAAHLRAHPDLAEADVCATASTARDDGPHRVAIVADGDLAARLDGEHRPGSVTRAPKVAFLFGGQGTQRPGQGAALYAHAAVFRRTLDELSAAAGPVAGRTLVQWCVDPAVPAAELERTEVTQPLVVAFAVAQAAQLHAYGITPDAVAGHSIGEFAAAVSAGILTGADAVRLAAARGRLTAELAAPGAMAAVAAGPDVVRDVLGDRALSTTDHTTTAAGVPGGRVATTADRTGAGTVPGDRVVIAAENAAGRVVLAGPVAALDRVLALLAARGIGARRLAVSHAFHSPAMRPVADRLAGLRPEAAPARIPLLSTVTGEWGAAYDGAYLTAQAVQPVRFADAADRLRAAGHDTFVELGGSPALAPLLPRASVRQAGTDAAALLATAGRLWQLGAALDRTLLDAGTARVDLPTYPFQRRRFWVETAPLATPERAAAPALATPHWVDASAPVDGPVTAAVTVMRATDSPDEAVTALAAAPATGHLLVVTEDVHVTGVGPERPDPSHAVWAGLALALADERKQLGVRVVDLCSADDNGARHSIVDREAGDPPAPGAVEIVAWRAGRRLIRTFTAVPGTRTADIPADGSYLIVGGAGAAGAAVARHLARRGRPTLLLAGRGPEPTALLGELRELGATAEYRTADVSVAADVSGLVDGRTLDVVVHAAGIVRPGSLRAKTPADVAAVLAAKVRGTRLLTDAVRDRRPLIVALSSVSSVRPGLAGAIGDYAAGNAFLDAFAAAERAAGGRFVSVNLPSLAGGIAAGHGGGEGGLPLDAVPDILWAAAATGAGQVLVDPIPPAGQTAAPTDRSTAALSSHTAAAADQAAAALSNRIAAPTGGAAAAPAGQAGPPPVGHDRVVAIVRELLAEPLGRAPDTIGLDEPFLALGLDSLTAVDLVKHLETRLERTLSTTLFFEHRTLGELARHLAGGAAFPLSPVQQAFRSTGLLYPRVPAYAYVRRTLAGPVDPDRLGRALATLERRHPMLRMRFGPDGQHITAPGDGTPGWFTVTTLGTPIEQFETALRNRTFDLTREAPVRAVLAVDGPDRAHLMLVAHHAAADGYSLAILGDELAALDAGTPLPPAPAAGFAGHAAARAAASADDLAYWRAMLAAYPGLALPFDGDPAAAPAGPYALHQVSIGPELAARLTARARAAGVTLFHLLLAGYVRCLSEWSGQRSVPVSVARAGRTARMPGVERMVGPFADTLPVLAGVRPGEPVAALAARLRDAWLTSERHGSVSTVDLARMLTVGGEGPRTVSPASFSFARFPGTGPTGGTVLATVAGSASAATRLSLVCFEAHGTLHFSWNYPAALFTAQTVERLAAAHLASLGEEPPAAPPAVVERIRQQARRTPDATAVLTDGAALSYAALDAASDRLANRLATYRQRRIGLLTGPGATTVVGLLAILKAGAAWVPLDAAHPPARLAGQLRRAGAGIVVHDGAHAGALDGFTLVGTGDGLDGAPPAVTTGPDDDAYVIFTSGSTGRPKGVVVSHRAMTTYLDWAVATFGYWAGDRLAQTASICFDASVRQLLAPLIAGATVVAWDRDTVRDPDLLLSRLERDRVTVWSSVPTLWERLIGAAEQRPERPGLESLRWVHVGGEELSAAHVRRWFDLAGPHRPVANLYGPTETTINATYHVVRERPADGVTHLPIGRPVAGAIVEVRDPDGAVCPPGTAGEIYIGGTGVAAGYLDDEEQTTAAFLDQDGIRWYRSGDRGVRDAHGVLWFRGRIDDQIKLHGHRIEPGEIEAVLRGHPGVDGAAVRLDGGRLTAWVQPRGITPPAGAELRAHLERVLPPYLVPARIEVVGALPLTPTGKVDRAGLSQPADDDPVTGTERLVARAWAARLGVPRVGRDDDWFALGGDSIGALDLFADLARDLPVLPRPTVIYRHRTPAALAAAIDAATLAPVPDAPAGPEFPLTPSQRGFLLAGLAGAATTWLATPRLHGPLDPDRFQRAVDDLVARHPMLRTVFRPDARPPAQYEVTGVPRLTVGYDPAPGPLDDQVAAERAHRFDPARWPLARIRLLRTGPREHVLMLHAHHLIGDGYSMALLTRELLAAYDGQPLPPLTSTFRDYVALHQGRTPVVVPNDHAAFGPVVSTGFTLDEAAVARLRATASAAGVTPFAPVLAAFHRTLAELSGEPEPTVGVAVTGRDHALPGLGQVFGPCATAVAVRSAGDDLGRLAAEVTDARTRTFTAPHGWRYFFTYLDFDALGTRDRRTLRLSWSGEDADLGVPPGTEVLLAVRPAGGRLRLTVRGRLGTDRLAQMAAHLEAQLRYLDAALVGYLPAPADLLAMAPEPVRRALPDLDRESVRAAVFPGGRPRLLETVTTALGRSGFVCLPRFADELTAPGLASDVAAAVDLAAALGAGSVSLAGMIPAHTGYGTAVTPLVRSTARITTGHAVTAASVVRTTLAAVAHHGRSLPGSVLAVLGVGSIGESALRLLLRRPGTAPAGLVLCDLPAAAGRLETLAATLCADGYPGDVRIATDGTGPVYDADVIMAAASGGPGTLDVDRLRPGTVLVDDSFPHCFDTARALDRMRERQDVLIVGGGLLDAGPATREVAAGLPAGVRPAALGMASCQLESLLHAADPGLPAVLGPVDAASATAYWDALTVTGITAAPLHLLHHRVDRPVP, from the coding sequence ATGACGCTGACCGACGTGCTGGTGCTGGCCGCGACCGAGGCACCGGAGCAGGTGATCGTGCACGCCGACGGTGCCGGCGGTGAACGGGTCACCACCTGCGCCGAGCTCTACCGGGACGCGCTGGGCGTCGCCGGTGGACTGCACGCCCGCGGGCTGCGGCCGGGTGACACGGCGTTGCTGGTCGTCGAGGACGGCGCCGCGTTCCTGCCGCTGTTCTGGGGGGCGGTGTTCGCAGGCGTCGTACCCGTGCCGCTGCCCCCGGAGCCGAAGCGGGTTGCCGCGGTCGCGGCGCTGCTCGGCGACCCACCGCACGTCGGCGGTGCACCGCCCATCGGTGCGGAGCCGCTGCCCGCACCGGTCCCGGTCCGCGCCGGCGACCTTGCGTTCCTGCAGTTCTCCTCGGGCAGCACCGGCACGCCGAAGGGCGTCGAGCTCACCCACGGCAACGTGGCCGCGAACGTGGAGCAGGCCGCGCGGGCCGCCGCGCTCGGTGCCGGCGACGTCGTGCTGACCTGGATGCCGTACTTCCACGACATGGGGTTGATCGGCACCCATCTGGTGCCGCTGCACCGGCGCTGCAAGCAGGTGCGGATCGACCCGCTGACGTTCGCGAAGCGGCCCGAGGTGTGGCTGCGCACCGCACAGCGGCACCGCGCGACCGTGCTGTCCGCGGCGAACTTCGCGCTCGCGCTCACCAACCGGCGGGTACGCCCGGAGCTGCTCGACGACCTGGACCTGAGCAGCGTACGCCTGATGATCGTCGGCGCGGAGCCGATCTCCCCGGCGGTGTGGCGCGCGTTCACCGCCCGCATGGCCCGCGCCCGGCTGCGCCCGGAGGCACTGCAACCGGTGTACGGGCTGGCCGAGGCGACCGTGGCGGTGTCCTGCCCGCCGGTCGGGGAGCCGGCCGTGCCGGTGCGGCTGAGCCGGGCCGCGCTCGCACGTGGCGTGGCGCTGCCGGCCGCGCCGGACGACACCACGGCGGCCGAGGTGATGGACGTCGGGCACCCCGTGGAGGGCTGCACGATCCGGGTGGTCGACGACGAGGACCAGCCGGTCGGCGACAGCATCGTGGGGCACGTGCAGGTGCGCGGGCCGAACGTCACGCGCGGCTATCACCGGGCCCCGGAGGCGACCGCGGCCGCGATCGTGGACGGCTGGCTGCGTACCGGTGACATCGGTTTCGTCCGTGCCGGCCGGCTGTGTGTCACCGGCCGGCACAAGGACGTGGTGTTCGTGCACGGCCGCACGTTCCACGCGGCGGACCTGGAGGAGGTGGCGGCCGCGACGCCCGGGCTGGGCAGCGGCCCGCTGGCCGTGGTCGGCACGACCGAGGGCACGGAGGAACGGGTCGTGGTGTTCCTGAGCGCACCGGCCGTACGGGACCGGCCCGAGGTCGCCGCCGAGGTGCGGGTGCGGGTGGCGGAGGCGCTCGGTTACGCCGCGGTCGAGGTGCGGCTGGTGCCGCCGGGCGCGTTCGCCCGCACCACCAGCGGCAAGCTGCGCCGGCAGGTGCTGCGCGACCGTCTGGCCCGCCGGCCGGACAGCGAGCCGGCACCGGCCACGACAGCCACCGAGCCGGCGGCGACCGCGACGGACACCGGCCCAGCCGTGACCGCGCCGGCCGCTGGACAAGCGGCGACCGCGCCGGCCGCTGGACCGGTGGTGACCGGCGACCTGGAACGGACGGTGCGCGCGGTCTGGGCCCGGGTGCTGCGTGTCCCCGAGGAGCGCATCGGCGCGCACGACCGGTTCCTGGCCATCGGCGGAAGCTCGGTGGCGGCCATGGAGGTGCTGGCGCTCCTCGAGGACGCCCTCGGCCGCACGCTCGACCCGGCGCTGCTGCGCGACTGCGCCACCGTCGCCGCGCTGGCCGACCGGCTGTCCCGGCCCGAACCGCCACGACCCACCGCTGCGCGGCAGGACCACATCGCCACGGTACGGACGGAGGACCTCGCCGTCGTCGGGCTCGCCTGCCGGTTCCCGGACGCGGACGACCCCGAGCGGTTCTGGCACAACCTCGTCACCGGCCTGGACAGCGTCACGGACGCGCCCCGCGGGCCCGGCGCGTTCCTGGCCGGCCCCGACCTGTTCGACGCCGAGTTCTTCGGCATCGGCGAGGACGAGGCCCGGCTGCTCGACCCGCACGCCCGGATCCTCCTGGAGCTGGCGCACGAGGCCCTGGAACGCGCCGGTTACGCCGGCCCGCGCCGGCACGCCCACCGGATCGGGGTCTTCGTCGCCGTCGGCGAGAGTGACTACCCGGCGCTGGCCGAGCGGTCCGGGGCCGGCGGCGCGCACGCGCTGACCGGCACGCTGCGCAACCTCGCCGGTGCGCGGGTGGCGCACCTGCTCGACCTGCGCGGCCCGGCGATCGCGATCGACACCGCGTGCTCGTCCGCGCTGGTCGCGCTGCACACGGCCCGCCGCGCGCTGGCCGCCGGCGACTGCGACGTGGCCGTGGTCGGCGGCGTCAACCTGAACCTCACCGGGACCGGTGAGCGGCTGCTCGGCGAGGCCCGCGCGCTGTCGCCGTCCGGGCGGTCCCGGGCGTTCGCCGCGGACGCGGACGGTTTCGTGCCCGGCGAGGGCGGTGCGGCACTGGTCCTGACCAGACTCGGGTACGACCCGGGCGACCGGGTGCTGGCGGTGGTGCGGGGCTCGGCCGTCAACAACGACGGCCGCTCGCTGAGCCTGATGGCACCCAACCCGCTGCGGCAACGGGAGGTGATCACGGAGGCGTACCGGGACAGCGGCGTGGACCCGGCCGACGTCTCCTACGTCGAGGCGCACGGCACCGGCACGCCGATCGGCGACGCGACCGAGGCGCGGTCGCTGGCGTTCGCGTTCCCGCCGCGGCCGGACGGCCGGCCGCGTCCGGTCGGGTCGGTCAAGACGAACGTCGGGCACCTGCTCAACTCGGCCGGGCTGCCGGCGCTGGTCAAGGTGATCCTGGCGCTGCGGCACCGGGAGATCCCGCCGTCGCTGCACGCCGGCCGTCCGTCGCCGCGGTTCGACCTGGCCGGTGCCGGGTTCGAGGTGGTCACCGAGCGGCGGCCGTGGACCGGGCCGGCCGTGGCCGGGGTCAACGGCTTCGGGTTCGGCGGCACGAACGCACACGTGATCCTGGCCGCAGCGCCGCCGGAGTCGCCGGTGTCGCGGTCCCGGCCGGCCGGGCCGCATCTGCTCACCCTGTCGGCCCGCACCGGCGGCGCGCTGCGTGCCGCGGTCGCGGAGCTGGCCGCGCATCTGCGCGCGCATCCGGACCTCGCCGAGGCCGACGTGTGCGCGACCGCGTCGACCGCCCGGGACGACGGGCCGCACCGGGTGGCGATCGTGGCCGACGGTGACCTGGCTGCCCGGCTGGACGGGGAGCACCGGCCCGGCTCGGTCACCCGAGCTCCGAAGGTGGCGTTCCTGTTCGGCGGGCAGGGCACCCAGCGCCCGGGGCAGGGCGCCGCCCTCTACGCGCACGCGGCCGTCTTCCGCCGCACGCTCGACGAGCTGTCCGCCGCGGCCGGGCCGGTCGCCGGACGTACCCTCGTGCAGTGGTGCGTCGATCCGGCCGTGCCGGCGGCGGAGCTGGAGCGCACCGAGGTGACCCAGCCGCTGGTGGTCGCGTTCGCCGTCGCACAGGCGGCACAGCTGCACGCGTACGGCATCACACCGGACGCGGTGGCCGGGCACAGCATCGGTGAGTTCGCGGCCGCGGTCAGCGCGGGCATCCTCACCGGCGCGGACGCGGTACGGCTCGCGGCCGCACGGGGACGGCTGACGGCCGAGCTGGCCGCGCCGGGGGCGATGGCCGCGGTCGCGGCTGGTCCTGACGTGGTGCGCGACGTGCTCGGCGACCGGGCGCTGAGCACCACGGACCACACCACCACCGCAGCCGGCGTGCCCGGCGGCCGCGTGGCGACCACCGCGGACCGCACCGGCGCCGGGACCGTGCCGGGCGACCGGGTGGTGATCGCGGCGGAGAACGCGGCCGGCCGGGTGGTGCTGGCCGGGCCGGTGGCGGCGCTCGACCGGGTGCTCGCGCTGCTCGCCGCGCGCGGTATCGGGGCCCGCCGACTGGCCGTGTCGCACGCGTTCCACTCCCCCGCCATGCGGCCGGTCGCCGACCGGCTCGCCGGCCTGCGCCCGGAGGCGGCACCGGCGCGGATTCCGTTGCTGAGCACGGTCACCGGCGAGTGGGGCGCCGCCTACGACGGCGCCTACCTGACCGCTCAGGCAGTGCAGCCGGTGCGTTTCGCGGACGCGGCGGACCGGCTCCGGGCGGCCGGCCACGACACCTTCGTCGAACTCGGCGGGAGCCCCGCGCTGGCGCCGCTGCTGCCCCGGGCATCCGTGCGGCAGGCCGGGACCGACGCGGCCGCGCTGCTGGCCACCGCGGGCCGGCTGTGGCAGCTCGGCGCCGCGCTGGACCGGACGCTGCTGGACGCGGGCACCGCCCGGGTGGACCTGCCGACGTATCCGTTCCAGCGCCGCCGGTTCTGGGTGGAGACCGCCCCGCTCGCGACGCCGGAACGCGCCGCCGCGCCCGCGCTTGCGACGCCGCACTGGGTGGACGCGTCCGCACCGGTGGACGGGCCGGTGACCGCCGCGGTCACGGTCATGCGCGCCACGGATTCCCCGGACGAGGCGGTGACGGCACTGGCCGCCGCACCGGCGACCGGGCACCTGCTCGTCGTCACCGAGGACGTGCACGTCACCGGCGTCGGTCCCGAGCGGCCCGATCCGTCCCACGCGGTCTGGGCCGGGCTCGCCCTGGCCCTGGCCGACGAGCGGAAACAGCTGGGTGTACGGGTCGTCGACCTCTGCTCCGCCGACGACAACGGCGCGCGACACTCCATCGTGGACCGGGAGGCCGGCGACCCGCCCGCGCCCGGGGCCGTGGAGATCGTCGCCTGGCGGGCCGGCCGGCGCCTGATCCGCACGTTCACCGCCGTCCCCGGCACACGCACGGCGGATATCCCGGCGGACGGCAGCTACCTCATCGTCGGCGGGGCCGGTGCGGCCGGTGCCGCCGTCGCCCGGCACCTGGCCCGCCGGGGCCGGCCCACGTTGCTGCTGGCCGGCCGCGGGCCCGAACCCACCGCGCTGCTCGGCGAGCTGCGCGAGCTGGGCGCCACGGCGGAGTACCGAACCGCGGACGTGTCCGTCGCCGCGGACGTATCCGGGCTGGTCGACGGCCGGACACTGGACGTGGTGGTACACGCGGCCGGGATCGTTCGCCCCGGCAGCCTGCGCGCGAAGACACCGGCGGACGTGGCGGCCGTGCTCGCGGCCAAGGTCCGCGGGACACGACTGCTCACCGACGCGGTACGTGACCGGCGGCCGCTGATCGTCGCCCTGTCGTCGGTGTCGTCCGTGCGGCCCGGCCTCGCCGGTGCGATCGGCGACTACGCCGCCGGCAACGCCTTCCTCGACGCGTTCGCCGCCGCGGAACGCGCCGCGGGCGGCCGGTTCGTCTCGGTCAACCTGCCGTCGCTGGCCGGTGGGATCGCCGCGGGGCACGGCGGGGGCGAGGGCGGGCTGCCGCTCGACGCGGTCCCGGACATCCTGTGGGCCGCCGCCGCTACCGGCGCCGGCCAGGTACTGGTGGACCCGATCCCGCCGGCCGGCCAGACCGCCGCCCCGACCGACCGGTCCACCGCGGCACTCAGCAGCCATACCGCCGCCGCGGCCGATCAGGCCGCCGCAGCACTCAGCAACCGGATCGCAGCGCCCACCGGCGGGGCCGCCGCCGCGCCGGCAGGCCAGGCCGGCCCACCCCCGGTCGGTCACGACCGGGTGGTGGCGATCGTGCGCGAGCTGCTGGCCGAGCCGCTCGGCCGGGCACCGGACACGATCGGGCTCGACGAGCCGTTCCTGGCCCTCGGCCTGGATTCACTGACCGCGGTCGACCTGGTCAAGCACCTGGAGACGCGGCTCGAACGCACACTGTCGACCACGCTGTTCTTCGAACACCGTACCCTCGGCGAACTGGCCCGGCACCTGGCCGGCGGCGCCGCCTTCCCGCTCAGCCCGGTGCAGCAGGCGTTCCGCTCCACCGGCCTGCTCTACCCGCGGGTGCCCGCCTACGCCTACGTGCGGCGGACGCTCGCCGGCCCGGTCGACCCGGACCGGCTCGGCCGGGCCCTGGCCACACTCGAACGACGCCATCCCATGCTGCGGATGCGGTTCGGCCCGGACGGGCAGCACATCACCGCGCCCGGCGACGGCACGCCCGGCTGGTTCACCGTGACCACGCTCGGCACACCGATCGAGCAGTTCGAGACCGCGCTGCGCAACCGCACGTTCGACCTGACCCGGGAGGCGCCGGTCCGCGCGGTGCTCGCCGTCGACGGGCCGGACCGGGCGCACCTGATGCTGGTCGCGCACCACGCCGCCGCCGACGGCTACAGCCTGGCGATCCTCGGCGACGAACTCGCCGCGCTCGACGCGGGCACGCCGCTGCCGCCCGCACCGGCCGCCGGATTCGCCGGGCACGCCGCCGCCCGGGCGGCGGCGTCCGCGGACGACCTGGCCTACTGGCGGGCGATGCTCGCGGCGTACCCCGGTCTCGCTCTGCCGTTCGACGGTGATCCGGCGGCGGCACCGGCCGGCCCGTACGCGCTGCACCAGGTGTCGATCGGTCCCGAGCTGGCCGCCCGGCTCACCGCCCGGGCCCGGGCCGCCGGGGTGACGCTGTTCCATCTGCTGCTGGCCGGCTACGTGCGCTGCCTGTCGGAGTGGAGCGGGCAGCGCAGCGTGCCGGTGTCGGTGGCCCGCGCCGGCCGCACCGCGCGGATGCCGGGCGTGGAGCGGATGGTGGGCCCGTTCGCGGACACCCTGCCGGTACTCGCCGGCGTGCGCCCCGGTGAGCCGGTGGCCGCGCTCGCCGCCCGGCTGCGCGACGCGTGGCTGACCAGCGAACGGCACGGTTCGGTGTCCACCGTGGACCTGGCACGGATGCTGACCGTCGGCGGCGAGGGCCCGCGGACGGTCAGCCCGGCGTCGTTCAGCTTCGCCCGCTTCCCCGGCACCGGCCCTACCGGCGGCACCGTGCTGGCCACGGTCGCCGGCAGCGCGTCGGCCGCGACCCGCCTGAGCCTGGTGTGCTTCGAGGCGCACGGCACGCTGCACTTCTCGTGGAACTACCCGGCCGCGCTGTTCACGGCGCAGACCGTGGAACGTCTCGCCGCCGCGCATCTGGCCTCGCTCGGCGAGGAACCGCCGGCCGCGCCGCCGGCGGTGGTGGAGCGGATCAGGCAGCAGGCCCGCCGCACCCCGGACGCGACCGCCGTGCTCACCGACGGCGCAGCGCTGTCCTACGCGGCCCTGGACGCCGCCTCCGACCGGCTCGCGAACCGGCTGGCCACGTACCGGCAGCGGCGGATCGGCCTGCTGACCGGTCCCGGCGCGACGACCGTCGTGGGGCTGCTGGCGATCCTGAAGGCCGGCGCGGCATGGGTGCCGCTGGACGCCGCGCACCCGCCGGCCCGGCTCGCCGGGCAGCTACGGCGGGCCGGCGCCGGCATCGTGGTCCACGACGGCGCGCACGCCGGGGCGCTGGACGGGTTCACGCTCGTCGGCACCGGCGACGGGCTGGACGGCGCCCCGCCGGCGGTGACCACCGGGCCGGACGACGACGCGTACGTCATCTTCACGTCCGGATCGACCGGGCGGCCCAAGGGCGTCGTGGTCAGCCACCGCGCCATGACCACCTACCTGGACTGGGCCGTGGCCACGTTCGGCTACTGGGCCGGTGACCGCCTGGCCCAGACCGCGTCGATCTGCTTCGACGCCTCCGTCCGGCAGCTGCTCGCCCCGCTCATCGCCGGCGCGACCGTGGTCGCCTGGGACCGCGACACCGTACGCGATCCGGACCTGCTGCTGTCCCGGCTCGAACGGGACCGGGTCACGGTGTGGAGCTCGGTGCCGACGCTGTGGGAACGGCTGATCGGCGCGGCCGAGCAGCGGCCGGAGCGGCCCGGTCTGGAGTCGCTGCGGTGGGTGCACGTCGGCGGCGAGGAACTGTCCGCCGCGCACGTGCGGCGCTGGTTCGACCTGGCCGGGCCGCACCGCCCGGTCGCGAACCTGTACGGCCCCACCGAGACCACGATCAACGCCACCTACCACGTCGTACGCGAACGGCCGGCCGACGGCGTGACGCACCTGCCGATCGGGCGGCCGGTCGCCGGCGCGATCGTCGAGGTGCGCGACCCGGACGGCGCGGTCTGCCCGCCCGGCACGGCCGGGGAGATCTACATCGGCGGCACCGGCGTCGCGGCCGGCTACCTCGACGACGAGGAGCAGACCACGGCGGCGTTCCTGGACCAGGACGGCATCCGCTGGTATCGCAGCGGCGACCGCGGCGTCCGCGACGCGCACGGGGTGCTGTGGTTCCGCGGCCGGATCGACGACCAGATCAAGCTGCACGGGCACCGGATCGAGCCGGGCGAGATCGAGGCGGTGCTGCGCGGCCACCCGGGCGTCGACGGCGCGGCCGTGCGGCTCGACGGCGGCCGGCTGACCGCCTGGGTGCAGCCGCGCGGCATCACTCCCCCGGCCGGCGCGGAGCTCCGGGCGCACCTCGAGCGGGTGCTGCCGCCGTACCTCGTCCCGGCGCGCATCGAGGTCGTCGGCGCGCTGCCGCTCACGCCCACCGGCAAGGTCGACCGGGCCGGCCTGAGCCAGCCGGCGGACGACGATCCGGTCACCGGCACGGAACGGCTGGTCGCCCGCGCGTGGGCGGCACGGCTCGGCGTACCCCGGGTGGGGCGCGACGACGACTGGTTCGCGCTCGGCGGCGACTCGATCGGCGCGCTGGACCTGTTCGCCGACCTGGCCCGGGACCTGCCGGTGCTGCCCCGGCCGACCGTGATCTACCGTCACCGTACGCCGGCCGCACTCGCCGCCGCGATCGACGCCGCCACGCTGGCGCCGGTCCCGGACGCCCCGGCCGGACCCGAGTTCCCGCTCACTCCGAGCCAGCGCGGCTTCCTGCTGGCCGGCCTGGCCGGTGCGGCCACCACCTGGCTGGCGACCCCGCGCCTGCACGGCCCGCTGGACCCGGACCGGTTCCAGCGCGCGGTCGACGACCTCGTCGCCCGGCATCCCATGCTGCGCACCGTGTTCCGGCCGGACGCCCGCCCACCGGCACAGTACGAGGTGACCGGCGTCCCGCGCCTGACCGTCGGCTACGACCCGGCGCCCGGGCCCCTCGACGACCAGGTGGCCGCGGAACGGGCCCACCGGTTCGACCCGGCCCGGTGGCCGCTGGCCCGGATCCGGCTGCTGCGCACCGGGCCCCGGGAGCACGTGCTGATGCTGCACGCCCACCACCTGATCGGCGACGGCTACAGCATGGCGCTGCTCACCCGGGAACTGCTGGCCGCGTACGACGGGCAGCCGCTGCCGCCGCTGACGTCCACGTTCCGCGACTACGTGGCGCTCCACCAAGGACGGACGCCGGTCGTCGTGCCCAACGACCATGCGGCGTTCGGGCCGGTCGTCTCGACCGGGTTCACGCTGGACGAGGCGGCGGTGGCCCGGCTGCGGGCCACCGCGTCGGCCGCGGGCGTGACACCGTTCGCGCCGGTCCTGGCCGCGTTCCACCGCACGCTGGCCGAGCTGAGCGGCGAACCGGAGCCGACCGTCGGCGTGGCCGTGACCGGCCGCGACCACGCGCTGCCCGGCCTCGGTCAGGTCTTCGGCCCGTGCGCGACCGCGGTCGCGGTCCGGTCCGCCGGGGACGACCTCGGCCGGCTGGCCGCCGAGGTCACCGACGCGCGCACGCGCACGTTCACCGCACCGCACGGCTGGCGGTACTTCTTCACCTACCTCGACTTCGACGCGCTCGGCACCCGGGACCGCCGGACACTCCGGCTGTCCTGGAGCGGCGAGGACGCCGACCTGGGCGTACCGCCCGGCACCGAGGTGCTGCTGGCCGTGCGCCCGGCCGGCGGCAGGCTGCGGCTCACCGTCCGCGGCCGGCTCGGCACCGATCGCCTCGCGCAGATGGCCGCGCACCTCGAGGCCCAGCTGCGGTACCTCGACGCGGCGCTGGTCGGCTACCTGCCGGCACCGGCCGACCTGCTCGCCATGGCCCCGGAGCCGGTGCGCCGGGCGCTGCCCGATCTGGACCGGGAATCGGTGCGGGCGGCGGTGTTCCCCGGCGGGCGGCCACGGCTGCTGGAGACCGTGACGACCGCGCTCGGCCGGTCCGGTTTCGTCTGCCTGCCCCGCTTCGCCGACGAACTCACCGCACCCGGCCTCGCCTCCGACGTCGCCGCGGCCGTGGACCTGGCCGCCGCGCTCGGCGCCGGCAGCGTCTCCCTCGCCGGAATGATCCCCGCCCACACCGGCTACGGCACCGCCGTGACACCGCTGGTGCGGTCCACCGCCCGGATCACCACCGGGCACGCCGTGACCGCCGCGTCCGTGGTCCGCACCACGCTGGCCGCGGTCGCCCACCACGGCCGGTCGCTGCCCGGCAGCGTACTGGCCGTGCTCGGCGTCGGCTCGATCGGCGAGTCCGCACTGCGCCTGCTGCTGCGCCGGCCCGGCACCGCACCCGCCGGGCTCGTCCTGTGCGATCTCCCGGCCGCCGCCGGCCGTCTGGAGACGCTGGCCGCGACGCTGTGCGCGGACGGCTATCCCGGCGACGTCCGGATCGCCACCGACGGCACCGGCCCGGTGTACGACGCCGACGTCATCATGGCCGCGGCCAGTGGCGGGCCGGGCACGCTCGACGTGGACCGGCTGCGCCCCGGCACCGTCCTGGTCGACGACTCGTTCCCGCACTGCTTCGACACCGCACGGGCCCTCGACCGGATGCGTGAGCGGCAGGACGTCCTGATCGTCGGCGGCGGTCTGCTCGACGCCGGTCCGGCCACCCGCGAGGTCGCCGCGGGCCTGCCGGCCGGCGTCCGCCCGGCCGCGCTCGGCATGGCGTCGTGCCAGCTGGAGTCCCTGCTGCACGCGGCCGATCCCGGCCTGCCCGCCGTGCTCGGCCCGGTCGACGCCGCCTCGGCCACGGCCTACTGGGACGCCCTCACCGTCACCGGTATCACGGCCGCGCCCCTGCACCTGCTCCACCACCGCGTCGACCGGCCCGTTCCTTGA